The nucleotide sequence ACGGACGATTTTCAGGGCCGGGTTATGGCCCGATTCGCCCGTGAACGACTAAACGCGGCCACCTGCGCGGTCCTGGCCAGCGCCGACGAGGACTACAGCCAAGGCTTGGCCAAGGTGTTTGCCGAGGAGTTCATGGCCGCCGGAGGCAAGGTGGTCTATACAGCCGATTACCGAGCCAAGTCCCTGGACTTCACCCCCCAGCTAGCCCAGGTTCAAAGGCTCGACCCGAACGTAATCTTCGTGCCCGGCTATGGCCTGGATGTAGGCCTGATCATACGTCAAGCCCGGTCCTTAGGCATCAATACTGTCTTCCTGGGCGGGGACGCATGGTCGGATTTATACGACCACGACATACAGGGCCTGGAAGGCAACTACTACTCGACGTTTTGGCACCCGGATTTGCCTGTCTCGGGCAACGCGTCCGTGCGCCAGGATTTCCTTGAGGCCTCCGGGTCGCATCTGCGGGACTCCATGGATACGGCCATGGCTTACGATGCTCTGCTGCTTGTGGTCGAAGCCATTGAGCGGGCCGGTTCTACCCAACCCGCTCTAATACGCCAGGCCCTGGCCGACACCAGCAGCTTCGTGGGCGTCACTGGCTCCATCGCCTTCGACGCGTCCCGCAACCCCGTGGGCCGGGGCG is from Solidesulfovibrio magneticus RS-1 and encodes:
- a CDS encoding ABC transporter substrate-binding protein yields the protein MHRSALLGIGLFLAMVMLLIPVLAGPAKSGSTAVHLAVIAATSGMASVHNQASLRGLYLAAAKINSRGGCLGSPLELTVLDNQSTSLGSRRAAQEAVRLGVAAVLGPIWSSHSLAAAPVLQAAGIPMITPLSTNTRVTQVGDHIFRTCFTDDFQGRVMARFARERLNAATCAVLASADEDYSQGLAKVFAEEFMAAGGKVVYTADYRAKSLDFTPQLAQVQRLDPNVIFVPGYGLDVGLIIRQARSLGINTVFLGGDAWSDLYDHDIQGLEGNYYSTFWHPDLPVSGNASVRQDFLEASGSHLRDSMDTAMAYDALLLVVEAIERAGSTQPALIRQALADTSSFVGVTGSIAFDASRNPVGRGAVILKTGEQRPSFETVFDLQSGISPRQP